GTACACTTATGAATAATTTTAGGGGTGCTCAAGATATACAATATAAAATATTTGATGCCATGAAACAAAGAGGATGGTATCCTATAAAGGATGCCCCTGAAAATGAAGTTCAACAACTGAAAACTGAAGCTACTCAAATGGTAAGTGAATTGAGATAATATGATAATAATGTCAAGATAACACTTTAAGTTTTCTTGACATTATTATATTTTTATCAAATTTTTATATTGTTTGAAGCTGATACATATATAATATTATATTAATAACCTAGATTTCGTACAAATATAAGACTTATATTTTCATATATTTGCCTGTTATTATTTTGTATAATATTCCTTAGTTTTCTATTTATTAAGGCGTAGCCTGTTGGAATAATATAGAAAGTTTAAAAATGGCAATACTAAAAATACTTTAAAATAAGTTTCCAATTTTTATTACATTATTTTACTTTGAGCTTAAATATTAAAACTAAGTTGTGTATATCTAGGACCACAGATTGCGTCAGCAATAAGCTGTGATAGCCTTGTCATTGATGGAATATTTACATTAATTCCATTGCTAGTTCTTTTAACAAATGCTTTTATGTTACCAATACTTTTGACTAGAACTCTTACACCTACACGCTCAAGTTTCGTTTCCCGAAGAATCGTTGACTTAAAAGAACTTATAATGTTGTGTGTTATAAATACTAGCCATAAGAAACCATAAATACCATAGAACTTTGATGTTCTAAGATTCTTTATGTGGTATACATTTTTAACTATTTTAAAGAAAGCTTCTAT
This genomic window from Clostridium pasteurianum DSM 525 = ATCC 6013 contains:
- a CDS encoding spore coat protein: MESNGNFTEKEMMEDLLATEKQVISSYSTGITETSCTNLRGTLMNNFRGAQDIQYKIFDAMKQRGWYPIKDAPENEVQQLKTEATQMVSELR